TCTCCTCCTTAATCCTCATCTGCCTGCTCCTTCTAAACTTGGGCCCCATTTTTGGAGACCCTACCAGCCCCTACTCCCACAACCCCCTGTGCCTACACAAATCAATCTCCTTATGTCCCAACCACTGTCACCCCCAACTTAGACCAGTGCATCCCACAGCTGTTCCAGCACCCCACAAACACTCCAGTGTCCCCTACCTCCTAATCCCATAACATCTTGGGCCCTCCAGTCACCCCCTGCTCCAGCCTGGCGCTTTGTCAATCCCCTCATCAAGACCCCAACACCCCATGTTTGTCTTTTGTCATGAGACTGGGGCCCCTGACCCCCACACCTCTTGGGTGCCACCCAGGCCTGTCTCTGTGGGCAGCTCCCTCACCAGCTCCCTTCCATCCCACATAGGCCCTATCCAGAGTTTCTCCCACCTAGGCACACACCATCTGGCATTCCTGACCCCCACGGTTCCTGGCTTATGGCCTGGCCACCTTGTCTTGCTCCTTTGCCATAGCCCCTGCCTCCCCTAGCAGGACAGGCCCAGGTCCGGGCAAGGACAGGTCAGCATCAGGGCTGGTATCCTGCCCCAAGGACATAAGCCTCCTGCTTAGGACCCTTTCTGGGGTCCTGTGCCTTCCCTTCTACTCCCCCAGCTGCCAAGTCCCCACcttttaatactatcacattgaggctgggggtggtggctcaagcctataatcccagcactttgggaggctgaggtgggtgcattgCCTgggctcaggaattcaagaccagtctaggctaCATGGTGAGagcctgtcactactaaaaatacaaaaaatagttagctgggcatggtagtgctcacctgtaatctcagttacaggggaggctgaagcaggagaatcacttggaacccagagggcagaagttcagtgagccaggattacaccactgcactccagcctggaaaactgAGCAGAACTCTACctcccataaaaataaaaataaaaaagtactatCACATTGGGTATtagatttgttaaataaaaattattgctaTGGAGGATActctgagaagagaaagaaaaataaaattataggagaccattgttttgctctttttttttttttttgagacagcgtctggGTGTCTGGGTaaaactgtcacccaggctgtagtgccgtggcgcgatctcggcttactgcaatctctgcctccagggttcacgcaattcccctgcctcagcctcccaagtatctgggactacaggcttgtgctaccatgcccacctaatttctttgtatttttagtagagaccgggtttcaccatgttggccaggatggtctccatctcctgacttcgtgatctgcccacctcagcctcccaaagctctgggattacaggtaggagccaccatgcccagctttctttttcatttttgagatagagtcttgctctgtcccccaggctggagtgcagcagcgcaatcttggcttactgcaacctctacttcccagcttcaagcaattcttgtgcctcagactccctaatagctgggattaaaggcacatgccaccatgcctggcgaaggccattgttttggactaGGCTCTAGCACTAGGCCCCAACAGACGAGActaaaaaccaaaatggagtcacccATGCTAAAATTCCACCCAACCTAAACTGAGGTGTTATCTGGCCTTCTGAGAAATCAGGAGAGAAATAAGAGTCAATTTCCCAAACATGACAATTTTGATCTTCAATTATCATGACCAATGAGGTTCCCTCAGTTTTCATCCTTACACAGAAGAATTAGacggttgggtgtggtggctcaggcatgtaatcctggcactttgggaggccaaggagggtggatcacttgaggccaggagttggagaccagcctgcccaacatggtgaaaccctatcgctacgaaaaattaaaaaaaaaaaattagctgggcatggtggtggatgcctgtaatcccagctactctggaggcagaggcaggagaatcacctgaacaagaaggaggtggttgcagtgagccgagatagcgccacttcactccagcctggccaacagagtgagactgaagctaaaaaaaaaaaagcctggtgcggtggctcatgcccaaattgcagcactttgggaaggcaagacaggtggatcacgaggtcaggagtttgagaccagcctggtcatgatggtgaaaccctgtctctactaaaaatacaaaaattagctgggcacctgtaagtaatcccagctactcaggaggctgaggcagagaattgcttgaacccaggaggcggagtttttGTGAGTGAGCACAAgatggcactattgcactccagcccgagcaatagagcaagacaaaaaaaaaggccttggctggcgtggtggctgacacctgtaatcccagcactttgggaggctgaggtgggaagattgctgagcccaggagttcaagaccagcttgggaaacacagtgagaccctgtctctattaaaaataaaagagaataataatgaaaaagttaaaaaaaaattagcctaaaGTAACTAATCAGTTACTTTTCTGTTATTCTGTCTCCTTGACTCCCACCTTACAAGAAAAATAGCTTTGAAAAGACCAGGAAGCTCTTTGTTCTTCGCTTCTGCTCTCTTCAGGTCTTCTCTGTCTATAAAGCCAACTTTTGCTCAGCTCATCTGAACACTTCCTCTGTTTTATGGAATAAAGTGTTGCCTGATCCTAGAATTACAATAAAGCCAAttaagacatctttttttttttttttccaatggagATTTTTAACTAAATTAATTGTATGGGGAAGCTAACCTCCAatggagatttttgtttttatttttatttatttatttatttattttgagatagagtttcgctcttgttacccaggctggagtgcaatggtgcaatcttggctcactgcaacctccgcctcctgggttcaggcaattctcctgtctcagcctcccgagtagctgggactacaggcttgcgccaccatgcccagctaatttttgtatttttagtagagacggggtttcaccatgttgaccagatggtctcgatctcttgacctcatgatccacccgcctcggcctcccaaagtgctgggatcataggcatgagccaccacgccaggcctccAATGGAGATTTTTTAACTAAATTAATTGTAATTTTGTCCTTTGACAGGTTTTAACATTTGAATTTGGGGTAGGTAGGGGACACCAACATTCAGATCACAGCAACACTTAAGCTCTACTGTCTTAGGaaatttcaagaatacaatacactattaactatagtcatgaggaagaaaaaaaaaggctttcatCTGAGGAATGCAAGCCCCTTTAAATGATCAGGCCCAGAGAAGCATTTAAAATACGATGGCTGTCACATCTCACTCCCAGTTAGACTAATTACTTGAAGCCACTTGCTATGTAGGCTCTAAACTAAGCAATGCCAAGGAGGCATGAAATACTATGTACCCAggccgggcacggaggctcacacctgtaatcccgaacagcaatttttttttgttttccaacaTATCTTTTATGTCAAATTCTGTGTTCAAATCTAAACATACCACAGTCTTCTCATAGTCTCCAACTTCCAAATTCCTTAATTTGCCACATTAATAATCACAACTCCTTTTAAAcccatattttatttctctaatttttttgtttgtttgtttttgtgatggagttttgctctggtcgcctaggctggattgcagtggtgccatcttggcttaccgcaacttctgcctcctggtccaagtgattctcctccctcagcctcccgagtaactgggattacaggcatgcgccatcacgcctggctaattttgtatttttagtagagactgggtttctccatgttggtcaggctgttctcaaactcctggcctcaaataatccgcctgccttggcctcccaaagtgctgggattacaggcatgtccttTCTTGCCCTAATTTTCAAAAAGCCATCAGTACCCTCATGAGAAGTTCCTCTGCCACACTCATATTGTCAGGTGCCTGCTCAGTATTTATTACACTTCTCTCTTTTAGTAGAATTCCTGATTTTATTGCCCTTCCCCCTGTAGCTATGAGTTCCAGGGAATGCTAACTCCACCCTGACCCCAGGGGCAATGGTGGCAATCTTCATTTGGCTTAAGCCAGTCTCAACATTCCATGACAGGAGAAAATATGTGACTTAGACCTTTCTTAGAAATCTGGATCTTCAGGccttgtgcagtggctcaaaatataagactttttaaaaaatgtctataatccttgcactttgggattATATCCTCccacagaggtgggaggatagtttgtgctcaggagttcgagaccagcctgggaaacgggATGACCCCTCCTTTctaaaaatagacatttaaaaattgctgggcgcggtggctcaagcctgtaatcccagcactttgggaggccgaggcaggtggatcacggggtcaagagatcaagaccatcctggtcaacatgtgaaaccccgtctctactaaaaatacaaaaaattagttgggcatggtggcgcatgcctgtaatcccagctactcaggaggctgaggcaggagaattgcctgaacccaggaggcggaggttgcattgagccgagatcgcaccattgcactccagcctgggtaacaagagcgaaactccgtctcaaaaaaaaaaaaattagcgtgGCATGGTGGCGGTGACatggtctgtagtcccagctactccaaggtctcaggcaggaggctcacttgagcctgggaggttgagggtgcagggATCTGTTATCTCGCCACTGCATTgcagctcaaaaaacaaaaacaggtcaggtgtggtggttcacacctctaatccccagcaaggccaaggagggcagatcacttgatgtcaagagtttgagaccaacctggtcaacatggtgaaactccatctctactaaaaatacaaaaattagccaggaatggtggcacatgcctgtaatcccaaccactgggaggtggaggttgcagtgaactgagatcgcaccactgcactccagcctgagtgacagagtgaaactccgtctcaaaaaaaaaaaaggccaggcatggtggctaatgcctgtaattccagcactttgggaggccgaggcaggcggatcacctgaagtcgggagttcaagaccaacctgaccaacatggagaaacttgtctctactaaaaatacaaaaaattgctgaggtggcacatgactgtaatcccagctaatccagaggctgaggcaggagaatcgcttcagcctgggaggtggaggttgcagtgagccgagatcatgccattcattgcactccagcctgggtgacaagagtgaaactccgtctcaaaaataaataagtaagtaaataaataacaaacaaagaaacaaaacctgtcatggggcaacaagaacgaaactccgtcccaaaaataaataaataagcaaacaaaacctGCCGTGGAGCCCATGAAAGGCTGGAATTTGGCTTGATCTTATTCACCTCTGGTTTCGCCACAAATTGATCATCCAATTTTCATTCCAACAACTGTGGGTGGTGTGAGGCAGAGAGGCTTTCTACGGGGTGGGTTGGGCGCCATGCCCTGCGCGCCCGGGGGCCCTAGGAGAGGACCCAGGAGAGAAGCCTGGCTCCTTTTGCCTGAGACGAGTCTGGGGCGCCATGTTAACCGGTCTGAAGTCCCACCCGCTTTCTAGGACTCCTCAGCCACCGGCCGCTCCAGGCACCTGAGGACGCCGGACGACCTCTGCACACGGCGCGCTTGCCACGATCTGGTCTCTGACCTCGACCTTAGGATTCCCCGCTCCGATTCCAAGATGTCAGCGACTCTGTTCCTGGAGCCCGCGGGCCGCTGCTGCTGGGACGAGCCGGTGCACATCGCCGTGCGCGGCCTGGTCCCGGAGCAGCAGATCACGCTGCGCGCGTCGCTGCGCGACGAGAAGGCCGCGCTCTTCCGGGCCCACGCGTGCTACTGCGCGGACACCCGTGGCGAGCTGGACCTGGAGCGCGCGCCCGCGCTGGGCGGCAGTTTCGCGGGGCTCGAGCCCATGGAGCTGCTCTGGGCCCTGGAACCCGAGAAGCCTTTTTGGCGCTTTCTGAAGCGAGACGTACAGATTCCCTTTGTCGTGGAGCTGGAGGTGCTGGACGGCCACGACCCCGACCCTGGACGGCTGCTCTGCCAGGCGCGACACGAGCGCGACTTCCTCCCTCCGGGGGTTCGGCGCGAGCCGGTGCGCTCGGGCCGGGTGTGCGCCACACTCTTTTTGCCGCCAGCTGAGCCGGGCTGCTGGCGATAGGTGTGAGTGTCGGTGGCCTGGGTCTCCGTTAGTTTCCAGTGCCATCTAGCACTGGCTTGGCTCTGGAGCAAGGTCAGAGAAGCTAGCACTGACTATGTCAGTGGCCACTGTACCAAAATAGAGGATTTGGtaccaggcgccgtggctcacgagCTATATCaccagcactctgtgaggccaaGATGgacggagttcaagaccagtctagccaacatggtggaaccctaactctactaaaaatacaaaaattagccgggcttggtgccacacgcctgtattcccagctactgggaggctgaggcacgagaatcacttgaacctgggtgagggagattgcagtgaaccgagatcgcacccagcactttgggaggctgagacaggcagatcacctgaggttgggggttttagtagaaaccccgtctctactaaaaatacaaaattagtcaggcgtggtggtgcatgcctgtaattccagctactcgggaggctgaggcaggagaattgcttgaacctgggaggtggaggttgtggtgagccaagatagtgtcattgcactccagcctgggcaacaagagtgaaactctgtctcaaaaaaaaaaaaagtttgtagagatgggggtctcactacattgcccaggctggtcttgaactcctggccccaagtgatcctcctgccttggcttcctaaagtgctgagattgcaatgaaccactgtgtccagccaggaaagcaaattctttatttattttattttattttatttttgagaccgagtttcactgttgttacccagactggagtacaatggcaggatctcggctcaccgcaacctctgcctcctgggttcaagcaattctcctgcctcagcctcccaagtagctgggactataggcacacaccaccatgcccagctaatttttgtatttttagtagagatggggtttcaccatgttgaccaggatggtctcgatctcttgacctcgtgatccacccgcgtaggcctcccaaagtgctgggattataggcatgagccaccacgcccggcagcaaattctttaaattgtataatggcttccatttataatattttgttttctaggaCCTGGACCCTTCCCAGGGATCACTGACATCTTTGGTATTGGAGGCGGCCTGCTGGAATATCGAGCCAGCCTCCTTGCTGGCCATGGGTTTGCCACGTTGGCTCTAGCTTATTATAACTTTGAAGATCTCCCCAGGAACTTGGACATCATACCCCTGGAGTACTTTGAAGAAGCCCTGTGCTACATGCTTCAACATCGCCGGGTTCTCTTTGTGTCCTTTATTTAATTAGACTCTCTAGAAATATCTCCATAGAGAATGTAACCTGTACTACGTGCAGTAATGCTGCTCTGTTCCTCTTTCACCAAGATTTCTTTTGGATACTTCCTTGGCTTAGAAAGTGcctatttctactttttctgtCAGATAGATTCATGGTATAGAATGAACTGTAAAATCCATGTGAGGTTTTATttagtaatattaaatattatctgTGCATTGCAAATGGAACTTCCAATCTATTGTCTTTGCATGcttgttttttaactttaattttctgATGTCAGAGCATGTTCTCAGATTTTGGTCAGAACTTGTTCACCCCTTTCAAAAGCTAAGAACAAATTTACTTATTATAAAGTCTTGCTTTGTAATCATTTCCCAATACTTATCATCCAACACCTTTCATCCAACAACTGAGGGTGGTGTGAAGCAGcgaggctttcttttttttttttcctatttggcaTTAGAAACTTTTTATTGAGGCAAGGTAAACAGTGGGCTGAAAATACTACATGATGAAGGAAGGCTGAGGAAACCAGTATGAAGGCAGCTCAAATAATGAACTAAATACATTCCAAAAGCAGCAAGGCTTTCTATGGGGTGGGTTGGGCATGCCCTGGGGCCCTAGAAGACCCAGGAGAGAAGCCTGGCTCCTTTTACCTCAGACCAGTCCAGGGCACCAGGTTAACTGGTCTGAAGTCCAGTTAACCTGGAGATCTTCAAAGTTATAATAAGCTAGAGCCAACGTGGCAAACCCATGGCCAGCAAGGAGGCTGGCTCGATATTCCAGCAGGCCGCCTCCAATACCAAAGATGTATTGATCTGATGAATGATTCACATCTTGGAACAGAGCTGGGTATTGGATGCATCCACACTATTGAATGCATTGCCACATTAAGACTTCAGTCAGGCCTACCTGAATGTGGCCCTGAACTTAATGGGCTCCGTGGCTCAGCATTCTCTAGTGGATAATTCTCTGACATGTTTATAATCAGTTTCCAaatttttttcagtgattttaagatttgactgtcatgtggctgggcgtggtggctcacacctgtaatcccagcactttgggaggccaaggcaggtgatcatgaggtcaggagtacaagaccagcctggccaacatggtgaaacccccatctctcttaaaaatacacaaaaattagccaggtgtggtggctacacacctgtagtcccagctacttgggaggctgaggcagaagaatcgcctgaacccagagggcagaggttgcagtgagccgagattgcaccactgcactccagcctgggcaacagagtcagactctgtctaaaaaaaaaaaaaaaaaccaagatttGTCTGTCAGGTATTCAGCCAGATACTCTGTACATGGAAAGAAACTTCTCTGTCAGCTGAGATTGATTTTCTTGTGGATAATTCCCAGATTAAAGCTAGCAGCATCTCtgtttgcattttagaaaaatgtttttgaattggataattttttgcttttgttttgagatggagtctcactttgttgcccaggctggaatgaagtggtgcaatctcagctcactacaaacttagcctccctggctcaagcaattctcctgcctcagcctcctgggtacctggggttacaagtgcctgccatcatgcctggctatgtttttttgtattttttttctctttaaatttattttcttgccaacagcattttttttttggtattcttatagagacgaggtttcaccgtgttgtccaggctggtctcaaactcctaacctcaagtgatccgcccgccttggcctcccaaagtgctgggattacaggcatgagccaccgtgcccggcctggataAGTTATTGACTCGACTCTTCTCTCGTCTTTTCTTCCAGGTAAAAGGCCCAGGCATTGGGCTTTTGGGCATTTCTCTAGGGCTATTTGTCTCAAAATGGCCTCATTCTTGAAGAATGTCTCAGCCACAGTTTCCATCAATGGATCCGGGACAAGTGGGAACAAAGGCATAAACTATAAGCAGATTAGCATTCCGCCATTGTACTATGACCCGAGGAGAATCAAGGTAGCTTTCTCAGGCCTCATGGACATCGTGGATATAAGGAATGACCTTGTAGGAGGGTATGAGAACCTCAGCATGAATCCAATAGAGAAGGCCCAGAGGCCCATCCTGTTCATTATTGGTCAGGATGATCATAACTGGAGGAGTGAGTTGTATGCCCAAACAGTCTCTGAACGGTTACAGgcccatggaaaggaaaaaccccAGATCATCTGTTACCCTGGGACTGGGCATCACATCGAGCCTCCTTCCCCCTGTGCCCAGCTTCCTTTCACGCATTAGTGAACAAACATGTGATGTGGGGTGGGGAGCCCAGGGCTCATTCTAAGGCCCAGGTGGATGCCTGTAAGCAAATTCTAGCCTTCTTCTGCAAACACCTGGGAGGTACCCAGAAAATAGCTTTCCCTAAATTGTAATGTATTTGTCTGTTGCTGACATGAGAGAGTCAAGATCAGATTCTAGGGTTCAATACCCTATGTGAATCAGCTGTCTCCTATATAACACTGAAGCCATGTCTTTGTCATGAATGGTATATTTTAGGTAACTTTGTTGAATAAGCTTTGTCATCAGTTTAACTAATGTAACATGCTTGTTGTAGAAGATTCAGAGGTATGTgacacaaataagtgaaaaatatacCCACCTGTTAAGATTTGTGTTTCATTCTAGGTGTTTTTTTAGTTAATGCTTTGAGTCATAGGTGAGTTTTAAAGCTGGTGACTTTCCATCACTGTGAAAGAATGGAAATGTTTGCTGTTCAACTGTAACAGGGTAGAATTTTATTTGGCTAAAGACATACAGAGGGGTGTTAATATGAGGAGAGGCAGCTGACCTTTTCACTGTAAAGGTCAGTGAAGAATCCTTTAACAGGAGGAGATGAGACCACCTGTCTCTAAAATGGTTAAGTTTCTACTCTCTTCCAAGGAGAATGACTTTGATCTATTTTCCCTCTCACTTCCTGGATCTAAAAACAGAACTtggggctggggacagtggctcacacctataatcccagcactttgggaagtcaagggggacagatcgcttgagctcaggagttcatgaccagtctaggcaacatggcaaaacccaatcccaacaaaaattagccaaacatggtgcaCATACgaggtcccagccactcaggagactgaggtgggaggagattacttgagcctgggaagtcaaggttggtgcagtgagccatgattgcaccactgtactctagccctgggcaacagagtgagaccttgactcaagagaaaaaaaaatagaccttgGAAAATCATAGTGTGGTAATCTTGGAGGAGTCATTCCTTACTCTCCTTGACATCAACACTACATagcatttattatacttttttttttttttttagaaaaaaactctATTAACCATGTATTTTTCTCAAGAGTCTGCAAATGGGACAGGACTCTGTAGGAATGGATCACCATTGTTCGAAGTGACACAGGCTGCGGCAATTTGACTGAGGGGTTGACACTCAGCCCAAGTAATTAGCAAGAAGTCCCAGATGGAAAGAAAGTGAGAACCCCCTAAATCATATCCCTTCCTGAGTTCCCAGTTGACAACCATCACCAACCTCCCTCCCATAAAAGTATAGAGTCTCCAAGGGTGAGCATACCAAGCAAGGCAGAATGACATGACCTTTGTTCAGCCTTGTCTTGGAAGCTATTATGCATACTGTCACTCTGCCATACTCCATGGAGCAAAGCAGTCAAAGGCTAACCAAAGTTCAAGAAGAACATAGAGTCTGCCTCTTGAAAGGAGAGTGGGCCAGGCCGGTGGCTcgcacgtataatcccagcactttaggaggccaaggcgtacggatcatgaggtcaagagattgagaccatgctggctaacatggtgaaccctgtctctactaaaaatacaaaaattagctgggcatggtggtgcctgcctgtagtcccaggtacttggaaggctaaagcaggagaatcgcttgaatctagcaGTAAGGGgttacagagagccaagatcgcaccactgcactgaagcctggagACAgcgggagactccatttcaaaaaagaaaaaaaaaaaaaaaagaaagaaaggagagtggCAAGGTTCTGGAGGAGAGCATGTGGAATGAGAAACACTGTAACCATC
Above is a window of Callithrix jacchus isolate 240 chromosome 8, calJac240_pri, whole genome shotgun sequence DNA encoding:
- the ACOT4 gene encoding LOW QUALITY PROTEIN: peroxisomal succinyl-coenzyme A thioesterase (The sequence of the model RefSeq protein was modified relative to this genomic sequence to represent the inferred CDS: inserted 2 bases in 2 codons), which translates into the protein MSATLFLEPAGRCCWDEPVHIAVRGLVPEQQITLRASLRDEKAALFRAHACYCADTRGELDLERAPALGGSFAGLEPMELLWALEPEKPFWRFLKRDVQIPFVVELEVLDGHDPDPGRLLCQARHERDFLPPGVRREPVRSGRVCATLFLPPAEPGPGPFPGITDIFGIGGGLLEYRASLLAGHGFATLALAYYNFEDLPRNLDIIPLEYFEEALCYMLQHRRVKGPGIGLLGISLGXICLKMASFLKNVSATVSINGSGTSGNKGINYKQISIPPLYYDPRRIKVAFSGLMDIVDIRNDLVGGYENLSMNPIEKAQRPILFIIGQDDHNWRSELYAQTVSERLQAHGKEKPQIICYPGTGHHIEPPXPLCPASFHALVNKHVMWGGEPRAHSKAQVDACKQILAFFCKHLGGTQKIAFPKL